Within Micromonospora narathiwatensis, the genomic segment TCAAGCTCTCCGAGATCCAGGCGACCTACATCCTGGACACCCCGCTGCGCCGGCTGACCAGGTACGACCGGCTGGAGCTGGAGGCCGAGCAGGAGAAGCTGCGCGCCGAGATCGCCGACCTGTCGCGGATCCTCGACGACGAGAAGGTGCTGCGCAAGCTGGTCTCCGACGAGCTGGCCGCCGTGGTCAAGCAGTTCGACGCGCCGCGCCGCACCACCCTGGTCGACGGCGACCTCAAGGAGGTCCTCGCGGCCTCCGTACCGGCCGGGCCGCTGGAGGTCGCCGACGACCCGTGCCAGGTGATCCTCTCCGCGGCCGGGCTGGTCGCCCGGACCGCGGCCGAGTCGGAGGAGACCACCGAGGGGCGCCGGCGCAGCGGCCGGGTCAAGCACGACGCGGTACGCGCAGTCGTGCACTCCACGGCGCGCGGCCGGGTGCTGCTGGTCACCAGCGCCGGGCGGGCCTTCAAGATCGACGTACTGCCGCTGCCGGTGCTGCCCGAGCAGTCCGGCACGGTGTCGCTGCGCGGCGGCATGTCCGCGGCCGAGCTGGCGCCGCTGGAGCCGGGGGAGACGGTGGTGGGGCTGGCGCCGCTCGGCCCGTCCGCCGAGGGCTCGCCCGGCCTGGCGCTGGGCACCCGGCAGGGCGTGGTCAAGGTCTGCGCGCCCGAGTGGCCGGTCCGCTCGGACGAGTTCGAGGTGATCTCGCTGCGCGACGGCGACGAGGTGGTCGGGGCGACCTGGCTCACCGACGGCGCGGAGGCGCTGGCGTTCGTCTCCTCGGAGGCGGCACTGCTGCGCTTCGCGGCGTCGCTGGTCCGGCCGCAGGGCCTCAAGGGCGGCGGCATGGCCGGCATCAACCTGCCCGCCGGGGCGCACGTGGTCTTCTTCGGCGCGATCCGCACCGACGACAAGGGGCGCGGGGAGCCGATGGTGGTCACCTCGACCGGCGCCACCGTCAAGGTGACGCCGTTCAAGGCGTACCCGGCGAAGGGACGGGCGACCGGCGGGGTGCGGGCGCAGCGGTTCCTCAAGGGCGAGGTGGACCTGGCGGTGGCCTGGGTGGGTCCGCGCCCGGTCGGCGCGACCGCCAACGGCGAGCCGGTGGACCTGCCCCCGGCGGACCCGCGCCGGGACGGCTCCGGCTTCGCCGTCATGCTCGGCCCGGCGATCGTCGGCCACCAGATCGAACGCGACTGACAACCCGCCCGACCCTTGCCGGTCGAGGGTTTGCGTCACCGGAAGACCTCTGGATGACGCAAACCCTTGACCGACTGTCCGGGTAGCTCAGAGTTCGGGTTCGGGGGCGGTTTCCGGCGCGGTGTTGCGGAGGCGGGCGATCAGCCGCATGCCGTGGTGGATGACCAGGGCGGCGGCGGTGCCGAGGGCGATGCCGTTGAACGACAGGTCGCCGGCGGTGAGCGTGTAGTTGGCCGCCCCGATGATCACCGCCACGGCGGCGGTCATCAGGTTGACCGGGTCGTGGAAGTCGACCCGGTTCTCGATCCAGATCCGGGCGCCGAGGATGGCGATCAGGCCGTACAGCGCGGTGGTGGCGCCGCCCAGCACCCCGGCCGGCACGGTGAGGATCAGCGCGCCGAACTTCGGGCAGAGGCCGAGCAGCACCGCCGCCACGCCGGCCACCCAGTACGCGGCGGTCGAGTAGACCCGGGTCGCCGCCATCACGCCGATGTTCTCCGCGTACGTGGTGGTGCCGGAGCCGCCGCCGGAGCCGGCGAGCACGGTGGCGATGCCGTCACCGAGGAACGCCCGGCCCATCTCCCGGTCGAGGTTGCGGCCGGTCATCGCGGCGACCGCCTTGACGTGCCCGGCGTTCTCCGCGATCAGCACCAGGATCACCGGGATGACCAGCACCACCGCCCGCGCGCTGAAGCTGGGCGCGTGGAACTGGGGCAGTCCCACCCAGGCGGCCTCCTTCAGCCCGGTGACCGCCTTCGGGTCCAGTTCGCCGAGCAGCGCGGCGAGCACCCAGCCGAACACCACGCCGAGCAGGATGGACAACCGCGCCAGGAAACCCCGGAACGCCACGGTGGCGACCAGGATCGCGACCAGGGTGAGTACGGCGATCAGCGGTTGCGCCTTGACGCCGGTGCCGCTGCCGCCGCCGTCCCAGGCGACCGGGGCGAGGTTGA encodes:
- a CDS encoding uracil-xanthine permease family protein — encoded protein: MTQSPTEPRSRWSPWRLHGDGRSVRPGDVVHPDERLSWPRTVGVGVQHVVAMFGATFTVPLITGFPPATTLFFSGLGTLLFLLITGNRLPSYLGSSFAFIAPVLAAKAGGGIGPALGGIVVVGAALALVGVAVQLGGTRWIDALMPPVVTGAIVALIGLNLAPVAWDGGGSGTGVKAQPLIAVLTLVAILVATVAFRGFLARLSILLGVVFGWVLAALLGELDPKAVTGLKEAAWVGLPQFHAPSFSARAVVLVIPVILVLIAENAGHVKAVAAMTGRNLDREMGRAFLGDGIATVLAGSGGGSGTTTYAENIGVMAATRVYSTAAYWVAGVAAVLLGLCPKFGALILTVPAGVLGGATTALYGLIAILGARIWIENRVDFHDPVNLMTAAVAVIIGAANYTLTAGDLSFNGIALGTAAALVIHHGMRLIARLRNTAPETAPEPEL